One window of Medicago truncatula cultivar Jemalong A17 chromosome 2, MtrunA17r5.0-ANR, whole genome shotgun sequence genomic DNA carries:
- the LOC25486805 gene encoding uncharacterized protein — translation MLTPTSIILLPLYDNHFNAMASAASSALLQPQQQQSGETISSPSSSAWKSSGSIGPFFAVIIVLTILAVLSCYLTRMCNRREPTPLESIKGRGCFGWVKRRCRRCMSRDVEVGGVGAKVMVCDEEVENDCKVKDGDVQV, via the coding sequence ATGCTTACTCCAACATCAATAATTTTACTTCCATTATATGATAATCATTTCAATGCAATGGCATCAGCAGCATCTTCTGCACTTCTACAGCCACAGCAACAACAATCAGGAGAAACTATTTCATCTCCAAGCTCTAGTGCTTGGAAATCTTCAGGATCTATTGGCCCGTTTTTTGCTGTGATCATTGTTCTTACCATTCTTGCTGTGCTTTCTTGCTACTTGACTCGCATGTGTAATCGAAGGGAACCTACCCCATTGGAGAGTATCAAAGGTAGAGGTTGTTTTGGATGGGTGAAACGTCGGTGTCGTCGATGTATGAGTAGAGATGTTGAAGTTGGAGGCGTTGGGGCTAAGGTTATGGTTTGTGATGAAGAAGTGGAGAATGATTGCAAGGTCAAAGATGGTGATGTTCaagtttag